The Orcinus orca chromosome 4, mOrcOrc1.1, whole genome shotgun sequence genome includes a region encoding these proteins:
- the LOC125964172 gene encoding LOW QUALITY PROTEIN: spindle and centriole-associated protein 1-like (The sequence of the model RefSeq protein was modified relative to this genomic sequence to represent the inferred CDS: inserted 1 base in 1 codon) — MSFVRVNRYGPRGGGRKALKVKKKXNNTVTDLTVHRATPEDLIRRHEIHKSKNRALVHWELQEKALKRKWKKQKPEISNLEKRRLSILKEILNDQYQMQDVLEKSDHLMATAKDLFVDFPRRRTGFPNVTMAPDSSQGPIVVNQDPVTQAILSESVIEPQALNEVDDDQREGTVNSQSEESENELGNSLSSQSNTNADTILFLHKITEDNSVLINKLWTDIQQKAATQSQITTSSETPSSASPSGEQKAALNATNAVKRIHTRLQLEESTETLDSSYVVRQVLNSRKQKQLLNKVKRKPDLRAPSKQKNSVLSASTAPTDLPNSSNPSLDVLKHMIHEVEHEMEEYERWTGREVRGLQNSQGLTGFTLSLVSSLCRLVRYLKE; from the exons atgtCATTTGTCAGAGTGAACCGTTACGGTCCCcgtggaggaggaaggaaagcactgaaagtaaagaaga aaaataacactGTAACTGATCTAACAGTTCATCGGGCAACTCCTGAAGATCTGATCCGTCGTCATGAAATACACAAATCGAAGAATAGAGCATTAGTACACTGGGAGCTCCAAGAAAAAGCtttgaagagaaaatggaagaagcAGAAACCAGAAATTTCTAATCTTGAGAAAAGGAGATTGTCTATCCTGAAGGAG attcTTAATGACCAATACCAGATGCAGGATGTATTGGAAAAATCTGATCATTTGATGGCTACAGCAAAAGATCTGTTTGTTGATTTTCCTCGTAGGCGCACAGGGTTTCCGAATGTAACAATGGCTCCTGATTCCTCTCAAGGTCCCATTGTGGTAAATCAAGACCCTGTCACCCAGGCCATCCTTAGTGAATCTGTTATTGAGCCTCAGGCTCTTAATGAAGTAGATGATGACCAACGAGAAGGAACTGTTAACAGCCAGTCAGAAGAAAGTGAGAATGAGTTGGGTAACTCTCTAAGCTCTCAGTCAAACACAAATGCGGACACTATTTT GTTTCTCCACAAAATAACGGAAGATAATTCCGTGTTAATTAATAAACTATGGACTGATATTCAGCAGAAAGCAGCAACACAATCACAAATAACAACCTCTTCAGAAACTCCATCATCTGCTTCTCCATCAGGAGAACAAAAAGCTGCTCTGAATGCTACCAATGCTGTTAAGAGAATCCATACGAGGCTTCAACTGGAAGAATCTACTGAGACTCTAGACTCAAGCTATGTAGTGAGACAAGTGCTGAACTCAAGGAAGCAAAAACAGCTGctaaataaagtgaaaagaaaaccagatTTGCGTGCTCCTTCAAAACAGAAGAATAGCGTGTTATCAGCCAGCACAGCCCCCACAGACTTACCGAATAGCAGTAACCCCAGCCTAGATGTCCTCAAACACATGATACATGAAGTGGAACATGAAATGGAAGAATATGAGCGGTGGACAGGACGCGAGGTCCGGGGGCTCCAGAACAGTCAGGGTCTCACCGGCTTCACCCTGTCGCTCGTGAGCTCCCTCTGTCGCCTGGTTCGGTACCTTAAAGAGTGA